The genomic DNA GTATTATTCTCAAAGAACCCGCATCGTATAAAGATTTAAAGCTTGTTAAAACTGGGTTCAAACCAATTTGTTGGTTACCAGGTAAAGTACCATCAAGAGTTATGTATTTGTTCGTTCCAGACTCTGGAACTTTTATGTCAGGTCTTAAAGAAGCATAAGTACTATATTGATTTATTGGAATTATGGTATTTAGTCCATCATTAGCCCCAGCTAAATTTATTAGTACAAGTTTTCTATTAGATATATCTGGACAGTCAGCAAAAGGCATAAAAGATTTTAGAGCCGCTTGTAATTCAAATGGTGTTAACCCTATAACTGAAGCTGTTGCTGAAAGTTTTAAAAAGTTTCTTCTTTTCATTTTTCTAAATCTTACATTAATTGAAATTCTGCTGCATTAACCATCGCAATAATTAAAGCATCTAGTCTGGTTTTTACTGTTGTCTTGTCTCCACTACTATGCGTATTGATATATTGTAACCAGGCTCCAGTCCAATAATAATCGTTAGAATCTTCTATTAAAAATTTTTTAAAATAATTAATCCGATCTGTATCTATACTTTCAGGGTATAACAATTTTGATATAGCTTCAACAAGTTTATTAGGGTCTTGGGCATCAGTTGGTACAATTTTATTTTCAACAAAAAGAACAGTGTCTAAACTTGCATAAATATTTGCATTAGGAATTATTGTGTTCTTTCCAACAATTAAACTTTCAATTAATTTATATCTAGATATAAGTGTGTTAGATGAAAACCAAATTTGATCGAAACTAGGCTCTTGATAATACGCAGGATAACCAGCAACAGAATCTGGATTATAAAATTCCATGCTAGTGCCTTTAAAATATGTATTATGAACAAATTTCAGAAAGAAATTATTGTAGAATCTTAGGGCATTGGATGTAGGGTCTTCATAGCTTACGCTAAAAACGGAACATATTTCGGATAATAATTGTAATGGACTTTTAATAATAGATCCTATAATATTATCCGTTTCATTGCTATCATCTTTATCATAAAAATGCTCACTAGTGAGTAGTTTTTGTACTACTGGTAAAATTTCATAATCGTTGTCTATTAAAAGTTGAGCTAGAGGAGTAATAATGTCTGTTTCGACTGCGTCATTCCATGTACTTTTTACGAAGTAGCGATATAATTTACGACAATAGGCCTTAGCAGTTTCTGGTTGTGCAAAAATCATTTCAACAAAATCATCAAGCTCATCAATCATTCCAGAAGCTGTATTTCTACCTGTTATGATTTGATTTCCAAAGGCATTACTAAATGTTTTATTCGAAGAATCATGCTTACCAGCATTAGCATAGCCACTTGGGATATTTGTATCATTATCAATAATAGATCGATCCACTTTTGTTTTAAATCCTGAAAAAATTTTTGCAGCTTGTTGAATATCGTATTCAGTATAATTTGTGTAATTACCTTGACCTATTTGTGGGCCTTTTAAGATTGTAAATAGTTCTAGATATTCTCGGGCATAGTTTTCATTAGGGTTTGTTGCGTTATTCTGAGTATTATCTAAATAATCAAGCATAGCATTATCTAACGTAATCTTTTTAGCTAATACTTTAATATTGCCCATTGCATAGAAATCTAATAACCTAATATGATCATAAGTATTTGAAGGAAATCCAGCACCAGAATCTTTCCCAATGGTAAAACTAGTATGCAAAAAAAAACGATAATTTATGTTTTAATGAAATTTGGTTTATAGCGTTATACCACCACCAAGCGGTAATATGGCTTCTTTTTCTAGCATTTCCACTGAATGTATTAGGGTGAGCTCCTGATGAAAGCCAAAACCCGTCTGGAGCATTTGATGGAAGCGGATCATATGGTTCTGCTAAAACATTGGTAGGGTTTGTTGCAATACTGCTAACGGCAGCAGTTGCCGTCATACCTGCAAAAAGGTCTAATTGTTCTTTTGTATAATTAAAAGTAGCTCTTCTTAATAAGTGTTTTGCTTTTCTTAATCCTAATGTCCCAGTTAAGGGATTTAATGAAGCCATTTTGATTAGATTAAATTAATAACTCTCAGTAAATTAAGATATGAAAGTCGTTTATCAAAATAAATTAGACAATCAGTTAGAAATTATCCTAAAAAAGATCATATGTCTCTAGAATTGAAGCCTTAAGCTTACATTAGGTGTGATACCGAGAGATTCATTTTCAACAGTATTAATCTCATTATTGTCATTCAAAGTATAATAGGTATTTATAATGTTTTTTTTATTTAAAACATTCCAAACTGATGCGCCTATGGTTGCTCGTGTTACATCAGAAATATTAAAATTATAAGTCGCGGAACAATCTGCACGTAAATAATCATCTAAATTGGCACTATTAGGATTTGTGTAAGTTATACCCCTGTCATTTGAGTCTTGATTTGAACTCGGAAGCGTAATAGGTTTACCAGTATGCCAATTGAGTCCTAACGCTAATTTAAGGCCATTTTGTGTATAAGCTCCGGCAAAAGAAAATGTATGCTTAATATCTGCATTATTAGGGAATTTTTTACCATCATTCAAAGATGGGAAAATGTAATTATTATCATTATAAGAATAGGAAATCCAACTGCTTAAAATATTTCCAAATTGTTTATTTAATAAGAAATCGACTCCCTGAATTTCATAACTTCCTATACTATTTATAAATTGATATTGGTTTTGAAACCCTTGACTTCTGGTCGTTATACCATCTACTTTTTTTATATATGCTTCAGCACTTATTAATAGTTTGTTTTTGTTATAGTGAATACCTGCCGAAAGTTGTTTGCTTTTTATTACAGGAACAGGATAGATGGTTTTATTATTAATAACAATATTCTCTTCATTGTTGTTAGATAGTACCCATCGACGATTTTCAATACCTAAAAAATCGTTTTGTAAATCAATAATTTGAGACGTTGTTTGGTGTTTGAATTCCCCTAAAACTTCAAATTTAAAATTATTTAAAAAACGTTGACTAAACCTTAATCTAGGTTCTGCTAAAAATAACTTAAACTTATTTATATAATTTAAACGACCCCCTATTTTTAATTTGGTTTTGGCATTATTAGATAAAAGAGACGTTTCTGCATAAAAGGCATGGCTCCTAATAACATTTTTAATAAAGCTTCTAAAAGCAGGGTTGTTAACGTCTTCTAAATTGCTAATCCCAACTTCAGAGAATTGATAGCCTCCGTTTATTTTCAGATAGCGATTATGCTTATAGTTAATATCAAACCTTGAAGAGCCATCATAAACTTCGTTTTCCTGAATGAGTCGCTGATCATTAAAAATGTCATAATTTGTAGCATCTAAATCATAATTAGAAACATAAACTTGATATGTTGTAGAAAGCTTGTTGGTCCAATCTCTGGTATAAGTTAATCCAATTGCTGAGTTTTGTTGAGATAGTTTACTATTTAAGGCTTCATCTCTATCATTAATTGTAGATTGTTCATCATAATTTAGTTTGTTATTCACGTTTAGCAAATGAAATCTAATTTTATCTTTTTTAGAGATATCATATAAAAACTTTGCATTAATATCATAAAAATAAAACGTTTCATTTTGAGAAATAGAATTATTACTGGATTTACTAAAATCTGAATCTTCAAAAACACGTTTAAGGTATTGATCGTATGTCGGAGTAATCACTAAATCGGTAACGGAACGTCGTGTTGATAATTGTAACTCTGTTTTTTTTGATAATGGAATTTTAACATATGCATCCGTATTAATCAAATTAAAACCAATCCCTCCTTTAAACTCGTTATCAATGTCATTGGGTAATTCTATATCTATGATACTTGAAATGCCATCGCCGTATTTGGCACTGGTTCCATTTTTATATATGTTAACACGTTTCGTTGTATGTGGATTGAAGGCTGAAATAAGTCCGAAAAAATGTCCGGATTGATACATTTTTATACCATCCCATAACAATAAATTCTGGTCGTGTGTTCCACCTCTAACATTTATATTAGATACTTTTTCATCAGTGCTTAAAACACCTGGAAGTGCCTGAATAGTTTGTAAAACATCGGGTTCTATTAAACCGGGAAGAATGCCAAAAGATTCTGGTTTTATACTAATGGAACCGTCATTTAATTTGGTAATACCATTGGTAAGATAGTTAGTAACAACAATCTCTTTAAGTTTTTGTACTCTGTAGTTGTCCTTTTCTTTTTCTAAACGTTTAATAGCTATGAATCGGCTATCTAATAATTCAAAATCAAGTTTAATTTTCTCTTTTAGAAATTCTAAAAGATTAACTAATGTTAAGTCTTCACTTGGTAAGGTAGTTTCTTTATCCTTAATAGTTTCGTCTGCATAAGAGAAACTGATGTTATGGCGTGCTTCAAGAATATTTAAAATAGTAGAAAGTGGTTGCTTTTCTTTTTGAGTATTTTGAGCTTTAAGGCTGGAAACATTCAAAAAAAATACTATAGAAAAAAAAGAAAGAAGTACTTTTCTACTCACGTTTTAAAATTATAGTATTGTTTGTTTTACTATAAGTTACACGTAAAGGTAAGGTAATTGCTTTTATAGCCACATCTATATTATTGTGGGCAAAGCTACCTGTAAATAGTTGATTTGAATCAATATTCATTAAAGTAATAGAAACACCGTATTGTCTTTCAAATTCAGCAATAACTGTTTTGTAAGGAGCACTTTTAAAAGTACTTTCATTATTTAACCACGAAGGCTGTGAGCGGTTTTCTTTTTCTTTAGCAATTATTTCCCCATCGATAATTAAAAAACTGTCACCAGGATTTAACTTCGTTTCTCGAGAATTGTAATGAACGCCAACTAAACCTTCGTAGCAAATAACTTCAAAATAATTGTCCCATTGTTTTACATTAAACTGGGTTCCGTAAACAGTAACAAGTCCTGTTTTTGTTTTTACTTTAAATGATGATCCTTTAGCAACTTTAAAAAAAGCTTCACCATTAAGTTCTACTTCTCTATTGTGTTTCCAATCTTTTTTATTGAATGTTAATATCGATTTTGCATTTAACGAAACACTAGAAGTATCTGGTAGTTCTACGGTTGTTTTTTGTGCAAACTCAGTAGTAATTGTAGTGTCTAAAGTCGTTGTATAATAGTATAAACTAAAGCAAATAGCAAGTATAGCAGCAACACGCATAAATGGTTTAAACCATTGTGTCGATTGCTTTTTATTACTTTTAATAGTATTTAAAACAGTATCTAATTCTTCAGAAGTGTTATAATCATCTACTTTAAAAGCTTGTAAGCCTTGGTTTAACTTTACTAAATCATCATACTCTTCAAGCGCTTTAAACGCCTCAAGTTCCTGATCATTCAGATCGTTATCCAACCATTTCGATATTAAAATGTCTCTGTTCATGATTCCTTAATTCAACTATATAACAATTAACTTTTATTTTTCCCTACCCTTAATTTGATTTTTTTTCAAAAAAGTTTAAATTTCAGTGTTCAGTGTTCAGTGTTCAGTGTTCAGTGTTTGATAAGAAGTAAAAGATACGAAATAGAAAAACCAAATTCAAAAAGCTTAATTTCCTAACTCCTAACTCCTAACTCCTAACTCCTAACTCCTAACTCCTAACTCCTAACTCCTAACTCCTATACTTCACAACTCCTTAATATCTTTCCGTAATTTTTCTAAAGCACCATAAATACGTTTTTCGACAGCTTTAGTAGAAATACCTAAAAGTTCTGCAATTTCTTTAAAACGTTTTCCTTCAACGCGATTCATCATAAAAGCAACACGCTGTGCTTCCGTTAAATTAGCTAGTGCTTTTTGTAATTTATCATGATACTCATGCTCCTGCATTAAAAATTCAGGATTTTCATTAGTATACATTTTAGGTTTGGTTTGCTGATGTTTTAGAACAACCTTTTGGTGTGCTGTTTCATTCAGCATTAAATTATTAGCCGTAGTAAAAACAAAACTCTTTGCTTTATCTGGAGAAACCTTAGCGCAGTTTTCCCAAAGCTTAACAAAAGCCTCCTGTACTTTGTCTTTTGGGTTTAGTAATTCACCAAACTTATAGTATAAAAAATTGTGTAAATCTTTAGAGTGTTTATTAAATATGGAAGAAAACATACGCTCTTCACAAATGTTTTCATGTAACTGTTTATCCATGTATTATTGGCGATTGATCACGCTAAATTAAAAAAAAACGAAACCAAAGGGTAGGAATTTTTAAAGTTATCCTGTTTTATAAATAAAAAAGCTATGTTTAACCCAAAATTAAATGTTATGAAATCAAAAATGAGAACATTATTATTAATGCCTTTTTTTGCCCTTTTATTCTTTACTTCTTGTCAAGAAGAAAAAGTTGATATTACACCACCTGCAGAAAGTGAGGCTCTTGTTGCAAATTCAGAACTAACAAGTTTTATTAGTGCCACATCTGCCAAAGACGGATCTGCAGATAATATTATTGATAAAGCAAGTTGTTTGTCTGTTGAATTACCAGTAACTGTTATTGTTAACGGTCTTGAAATTATTGTAGACTCTACTGAGGACTATAAAGTCATTGAAGCTATTTTTAATGAGTTTGAAGATGACGATGATAAACTAGAGATTGTTTTTCCTATAACTATTGTTTTAGCTGATCATACGGAGATTGTTCTTAATAATCGTACCGATTTAGAAAATTTAATAGAGGAATGTAAAGGTGAAAATGAACCAGACGATGATATTGAGTGTATCGATTTTCAGTATCCAATATCTTTTTCAGTTTACGATACAGAATTTCAGGTTATAGATGTTATTACTGTTGAAAATGACAGACAATTACACCGTTTTGTTAAACGTGTTGCCAATGCTGAAGTTTTAGCAAGTCTTAATTTTCCGGTAACTATGATTTATGCTGATGGTTCTACTACAGTTGTAAATAACAATGAACAATTAGAAAGCACTATAAACGAAGCAAAAGATGATTGTGATGAAGATGATGATAATGATTATGGTGATGACGATTTTACTAAAGAACGTTTAGATGAGTATTTAAAAATTTGCCCTTGGGTTGTTCATGAATTTAAAAGAGACAATCAAGATAACACACCTGAGTACAAAGAATATGCTTTAAACTTTAAAGAAGATGGTGTAGTTGTAATGCGTGCAAGAGGTGGAGATATTTTAACAGGTACCTGGAATACGCGTGTAACTGACAGGGGAGCGCTTTTAAAGTTAGAATTTGATACGCTTGCTGACTTTACTTTAGAGTGGATTGTATATGATATTGAATATGGTAAAATCAAGCTTTATGAAGTTGGAGGTAACAGAATCATTATGAAGAAAAACTGTGATGTTGTTATAGATCATACTAAAGAAAGAGTTGAAAATTATTTACAGGAATGTTTATGGAGAATAGCACGATTAAATGTTGATGGTGCCGATAACGAAAAAGATTATATAGGAACGCCTTTAAAATTCTTTGAAAATAATATTGTTAAAATTAGAGTAAACGGTGAGTTGGTTGAAGGTACTTATGAAGTATTGGTAAGAAATACTGGCTTAGGTTTAAGCATAGACCTTGAAGGTAGACCAAACTTAAAGTTAGAATGGTTAATTACATTCCTTGAGCCAGGTTTAATAAAACTAGAATCAATAAATAACAGGGAGAATAAAATGGTGTTGAAAAGACACTGTCCAGAAGGCGATGAAGATATAAACTATATTGATGATGTTCTTATAAGTAGCCTATGGGAAGTTGCTACATACATTGGATATGACAATGTGAATAAAACGGATGAGTTCTTAGGGTATAAAATAGATTTTCTGGAAAATGGTTACATTAAAGTAACAGATCCAAATACTGGTATTATAGATGGTTCTTGGTTAGCTTATAGAAATGATGGTTTATTCCTTGGTATGCATTTCGGAATTGAAGCACCGTTTGATGACCTTAACCACAGATGGGCAATAAAATCCATTAAACCAGATAGAATAGAATTAAAAGATTACAATGCCAATGGAGGTATTGAAAGAATACTAGTGCTTGAACAAGTACAATAGTAATCCAATTGTTTTTGATTAAAAAAGGAAAAACTTATCTTTCGGTTTGTAAGGTTAATTAGAGTTAAGTATCCTTTATATGGACTGTCAAATTATATAATTTGACAGTCTTTTTTTATTCTATTTTTTATAATAAGCCACTTTATTAATACGCTTCAAATCATTAACTTTGCATTCTTAAAATTAAAAGTAAATTATGTTTAATAATTTAAGCGATAAATTAGATAAAGCCTTACACGTTTTAAAAGGGCATGGAAGCATCACAGAAGTTAATGTAGCCGAAACTTTAAAAGAGGTTCGTCGTGCGTTACTTGATGCCGATGTTAATTTTAAAATAGCTAAAGAATTTACCAAAAGAGTTAAAGAAAAAGCACTTGGTCAAAATGTGTTAACAACACTACAGCCAGGTCAGTTAATGGTTAAAATCGTAAAAGATGAGTTAACTGAGCTTATGGGAGGAGATGCAGAAGGTCTGAATCTTTCCGGTACTCCAAGTGTTATTTTAATGTCTGGTTTACAAGGTTCTGGTAAGACAACTTTTTCTGGTAAACTCGCTAATTATCTTAAAAATAAAAAAACTAAAAAACCATTATTGGTAGCTTGTGATGTGTATCGACCAGCGGCGATTGATCAATTACATGTTGTAGGTGATCAAATAGGCGTTGAGGTTTTTAGTGATAGAGGAAATAATGATCCTGTTGCGATTTCTAAAGCAGGTATTGCTCATGCAAAAGCTAACGGACATAATGTAGTGATTATTGATACCGCAGGTCGTTTGGCTGTTGATGAGGCCATGATGACCGAAATATCAAACATTCATAAGGCTATCCAACCACAGGAAACATTGTTTGTTGTAGATTCTATGACAGGACAAGATGCAGTTAATACAGCAAAAGCCTTTAACGATATATTGAATTTTGATGGTGTTATTCTAACAAAATTAGATGGTGATACTCGTGGTGGAGCGGCAATTTCTATAAAATCTGTAGTAAACAAGCCAATCAAATTTATTGGTACAGGTGAAAAAATGGAAGCTATTGATGTTTTCTATCCATCACGTATGGCAGATCGTATTCTTGGAATGGGAGATGTCGTTTCTTTAGTTGAAAGAGCACAAGAACAATTTGATGAACAAGAGGCTCGTAAACTTCAAAAGAAAATTGCTAAAAACCAGTTTGGTTTTGATGATTTCTTAAAGCAAATTCAGCAGATTAAGAAAATGGGGAACATGAAAGATCTTATGGGAATGATTCCTGGTGCTGGTAAAATGATGAAGGATATTGATATAGATGATGATGCTTTTAAAGGTATTGAAGCCATTATTCACTCTATGACCCCTAAAGAAAGAAGCAATCCATCTATTATAAATTCAAGTAGAAAAATACGTATTGGAAAAGGCTCTGGAACTTCTGTTCAGGAAGTCAATCAATTGTTAAAGCAATTTAATCAAATGAGTAAGATGATGAAGATGATGCAAGGTGGCGGAGGCAAAAAAATGATGCAAATGATGAAGGGAATGCGTTAGTTTTGTTAGAAGTTAGAAGTTAGAAGTTAGAAGTTAGAAGTTAGAAGTTAGAAGTTAGAAGTTAGAAGTTAGAAAGTGGATTTTTCACCAAATACCAAACAGAAAATAATGACAATCTTAGACGGGAAAAAAGTTAGCAATGATATTAAAAATGAAATTGCAGTCGAAGTTCAAAAAATAAAAGATAAAGGAGAGAAAGTACCTCATTTGGCAGCAATCATTGTAGGCAACGATGGTGCAAGTTTAACCTACGTTGGAAGTAAAGTAAAAGCATGTGAACGTGTTGGTTTTGAGTCCACTTTGGTACAAATGTCTAATACAACAAGTGAAGTTGAATTATTAGACAAAATTAAAGAACTTAATGAAAACCCAGAGATAGATGGTTTTATAGTTCAGTTACCATTACCACCGCAAATTAATGAGCAAAAAGTATTATTAGCTGTAGATCCGGATAAAGATGTAGACGGTTTTCACCCTACAAATTTTGGTAAAATGGCTTTAGATATGTCTACCTTTATTCCAGCAACCCCATTTGGTATTTTAGAATTACTAGATCGTTATGGCGTAGAGACAAAAGGAAAGCATACCGTTGTTATTGGTCGTTCTCATATCGTGGGTAGACCTATGAGTATTTTAATGGGACGTAAAGGGTTTCCAGGTAATTCTACCGTAACCTTAACACATAGCCATACTAAAAACATCACTCAAATTACATCACAAGCAGATATTATTATTTCAGCACTAGGAGTTCCTAATTTCTTAAAGGCAGAAATGGTTAAAGATGATGCTGTTATTATAGATGTAGGTATTACAAGAGTTACAGACGAAACAAGACCAAGGGGCTATAGAATAGTTGGAGATGTAGATTTTGCAAATGTTAGTAAAAAAGCAAGCTATATTACACCAGTTCCTGGTGGTGTTGGACCTATGACAATTGCTATGTTACTTAAAAATACATTACTTGCTAGAGAGAGGCATAATATATAAACAACAATATAATTAACTTATATAAATGCGTTATGAATTTTTTTAATTTGTAACGCATTTTTTGTTAAATAGAAGTGTTATTATAAATATAAAAGTGATGCAGGTTAGTAGTATCATTTTTTTAATTTTAATAGATAATATTAGTAACTAAATTTAGTTATTATATAGTTATCTGTAATTAAATGCTATGAGTAAAATAACAAACTTCTCTAAAGAAAGTAAATGCGTATTTGAAGAAATTGATAGGCTACAAAGATTAAACGATCTTTTGGTTATGATTCTTATTTGTCTTTTTGTACTCCTATTAACAGTATTGTATTTTTATAAATAGATTTTTATTTAGCAAACAATTGCCCTATATCCTTAAAAGATTTAAACTCCAAAGCATTACCCGAAGGATCTTTAAAAAACATGGTAGCCTGTTCTCCAATTAAACCTTCAAAACGAATATAAGGTTCAATAATAAAATCAATGTTTTTATTGCTTAAATTTTCTGCAAAAGCATGAAAAATGTCCCAAGGTAAGACAATCCCAAAGTGTGGTACAGGAACACTTTTTCCATCTACCGGATTAGTATGTAGATTAAGCTCTTCTTCTTTTGGTTTATAATGAATCACCAATTGATGACCGAAAAAGTTAAAATCTACCCAAGAATCGCTGCTTCGTCCTTCTTCGCAACCTAAAATATCTCTATAAAAAGCTCTGCATTCTGGGAGGTTATAAACAGGTATCGCTAAATGAAAAGGAGCTATGGAACTGTTCATAATCGATATTTATTTTTTTATCCTGCTAGGAGGTTTTTGATATTCTTTAGATGAATTACTAATTAAAAGATTTAACTCGCTAAATTCTTCTTTTGTCAATTCTCTATAGTCGCCAATAGGCATATCCATTTTAATGTTCATAATCCTAACACGTTTAAGAGTTTGTACCTCATAATTTAGATACTCACACATACGTCGGATTTGCCTGTTTAAACCCTGTGTTAAGATGATTTTGAACTTATAAGTGCTTAGTTTTTCAACTTTACATTTTTTAGTCACCCTGTTTAATTCTGCTAAAGGAATGCCCCCCGACATACGTTCTATAAATGTTTGAGATATAGGTTTATCTACCGTTACAATATATTCTTTTTCATGATTATTGCTGGCTCGTAGAATTTTGTTGACTATATCACCATCATCGGTTAACAGAATTAAACCTTCACTAGGCTTATCTAACCTGCCAATAGGGAAAATACGTTTAGGGTAATTTATAAAGTCGATGATGTTGTCTTTTTCAATAGAAGTATCAGTCGTACAAACAATCCCAACAGGTTTGTTAAAAGCTATATAGACAAAGCTTTCTTTCGTGTTTTTAACTTCTTTGCCATCTACATGCACAATATCTCCAAGAGCTATTTTAGTGCCCATTTCTGGGATAACTCCATTTATTGTAACACGTCCAGCTTCAATAAGTTTATCAGCTTCACGGCGCGAACAATATCCAACTTCACTTAAAAATTTATTAATACGCTTTAACTGTATTTCCATGCTTCAAAAGTAC from Flavivirga abyssicola includes the following:
- a CDS encoding DUF1800 family protein, which translates into the protein MHTSFTIGKDSGAGFPSNTYDHIRLLDFYAMGNIKVLAKKITLDNAMLDYLDNTQNNATNPNENYAREYLELFTILKGPQIGQGNYTNYTEYDIQQAAKIFSGFKTKVDRSIIDNDTNIPSGYANAGKHDSSNKTFSNAFGNQIITGRNTASGMIDELDDFVEMIFAQPETAKAYCRKLYRYFVKSTWNDAVETDIITPLAQLLIDNDYEILPVVQKLLTSEHFYDKDDSNETDNIIGSIIKSPLQLLSEICSVFSVSYEDPTSNALRFYNNFFLKFVHNTYFKGTSMEFYNPDSVAGYPAYYQEPSFDQIWFSSNTLISRYKLIESLIVGKNTIIPNANIYASLDTVLFVENKIVPTDAQDPNKLVEAISKLLYPESIDTDRINYFKKFLIEDSNDYYWTGAWLQYINTHSSGDKTTVKTRLDALIIAMVNAAEFQLM
- a CDS encoding DUF1800 domain-containing protein, whose protein sequence is MASLNPLTGTLGLRKAKHLLRRATFNYTKEQLDLFAGMTATAAVSSIATNPTNVLAEPYDPLPSNAPDGFWLSSGAHPNTFSGNARKRSHITAWWWYNAINQISLKHKLSFFFAY
- a CDS encoding TonB-dependent receptor plug domain-containing protein, yielding MSRKVLLSFFSIVFFLNVSSLKAQNTQKEKQPLSTILNILEARHNISFSYADETIKDKETTLPSEDLTLVNLLEFLKEKIKLDFELLDSRFIAIKRLEKEKDNYRVQKLKEIVVTNYLTNGITKLNDGSISIKPESFGILPGLIEPDVLQTIQALPGVLSTDEKVSNINVRGGTHDQNLLLWDGIKMYQSGHFFGLISAFNPHTTKRVNIYKNGTSAKYGDGISSIIDIELPNDIDNEFKGGIGFNLINTDAYVKIPLSKKTELQLSTRRSVTDLVITPTYDQYLKRVFEDSDFSKSSNNSISQNETFYFYDINAKFLYDISKKDKIRFHLLNVNNKLNYDEQSTINDRDEALNSKLSQQNSAIGLTYTRDWTNKLSTTYQVYVSNYDLDATNYDIFNDQRLIQENEVYDGSSRFDINYKHNRYLKINGGYQFSEVGISNLEDVNNPAFRSFIKNVIRSHAFYAETSLLSNNAKTKLKIGGRLNYINKFKLFLAEPRLRFSQRFLNNFKFEVLGEFKHQTTSQIIDLQNDFLGIENRRWVLSNNNEENIVINNKTIYPVPVIKSKQLSAGIHYNKNKLLISAEAYIKKVDGITTRSQGFQNQYQFINSIGSYEIQGVDFLLNKQFGNILSSWISYSYNDNNYIFPSLNDGKKFPNNADIKHTFSFAGAYTQNGLKLALGLNWHTGKPITLPSSNQDSNDRGITYTNPNSANLDDYLRADCSATYNFNISDVTRATIGASVWNVLNKKNIINTYYTLNDNNEINTVENESLGITPNVSLRLQF
- a CDS encoding FecR family protein, which gives rise to MNRDILISKWLDNDLNDQELEAFKALEEYDDLVKLNQGLQAFKVDDYNTSEELDTVLNTIKSNKKQSTQWFKPFMRVAAILAICFSLYYYTTTLDTTITTEFAQKTTVELPDTSSVSLNAKSILTFNKKDWKHNREVELNGEAFFKVAKGSSFKVKTKTGLVTVYGTQFNVKQWDNYFEVICYEGLVGVHYNSRETKLNPGDSFLIIDGEIIAKEKENRSQPSWLNNESTFKSAPYKTVIAEFERQYGVSITLMNIDSNQLFTGSFAHNNIDVAIKAITLPLRVTYSKTNNTIILKRE
- a CDS encoding RNA polymerase sigma factor gives rise to the protein MDKQLHENICEERMFSSIFNKHSKDLHNFLYYKFGELLNPKDKVQEAFVKLWENCAKVSPDKAKSFVFTTANNLMLNETAHQKVVLKHQQTKPKMYTNENPEFLMQEHEYHDKLQKALANLTEAQRVAFMMNRVEGKRFKEIAELLGISTKAVEKRIYGALEKLRKDIKEL
- the ffh gene encoding signal recognition particle protein, which produces MFNNLSDKLDKALHVLKGHGSITEVNVAETLKEVRRALLDADVNFKIAKEFTKRVKEKALGQNVLTTLQPGQLMVKIVKDELTELMGGDAEGLNLSGTPSVILMSGLQGSGKTTFSGKLANYLKNKKTKKPLLVACDVYRPAAIDQLHVVGDQIGVEVFSDRGNNDPVAISKAGIAHAKANGHNVVIIDTAGRLAVDEAMMTEISNIHKAIQPQETLFVVDSMTGQDAVNTAKAFNDILNFDGVILTKLDGDTRGGAAISIKSVVNKPIKFIGTGEKMEAIDVFYPSRMADRILGMGDVVSLVERAQEQFDEQEARKLQKKIAKNQFGFDDFLKQIQQIKKMGNMKDLMGMIPGAGKMMKDIDIDDDAFKGIEAIIHSMTPKERSNPSIINSSRKIRIGKGSGTSVQEVNQLLKQFNQMSKMMKMMQGGGGKKMMQMMKGMR
- a CDS encoding bifunctional 5,10-methylenetetrahydrofolate dehydrogenase/5,10-methenyltetrahydrofolate cyclohydrolase is translated as MTILDGKKVSNDIKNEIAVEVQKIKDKGEKVPHLAAIIVGNDGASLTYVGSKVKACERVGFESTLVQMSNTTSEVELLDKIKELNENPEIDGFIVQLPLPPQINEQKVLLAVDPDKDVDGFHPTNFGKMALDMSTFIPATPFGILELLDRYGVETKGKHTVVIGRSHIVGRPMSILMGRKGFPGNSTVTLTHSHTKNITQITSQADIIISALGVPNFLKAEMVKDDAVIIDVGITRVTDETRPRGYRIVGDVDFANVSKKASYITPVPGGVGPMTIAMLLKNTLLARERHNI
- a CDS encoding VOC family protein; amino-acid sequence: MNSSIAPFHLAIPVYNLPECRAFYRDILGCEEGRSSDSWVDFNFFGHQLVIHYKPKEEELNLHTNPVDGKSVPVPHFGIVLPWDIFHAFAENLSNKNIDFIIEPYIRFEGLIGEQATMFFKDPSGNALEFKSFKDIGQLFAK
- the rluF gene encoding 23S rRNA pseudouridine(2604) synthase RluF, yielding MEIQLKRINKFLSEVGYCSRREADKLIEAGRVTINGVIPEMGTKIALGDIVHVDGKEVKNTKESFVYIAFNKPVGIVCTTDTSIEKDNIIDFINYPKRIFPIGRLDKPSEGLILLTDDGDIVNKILRASNNHEKEYIVTVDKPISQTFIERMSGGIPLAELNRVTKKCKVEKLSTYKFKIILTQGLNRQIRRMCEYLNYEVQTLKRVRIMNIKMDMPIGDYRELTKEEFSELNLLISNSSKEYQKPPSRIKK